CTTCCCCAAAAGTCTCATAAAAATCACCTACCCTAAACAGCAGGCAGGCATCCGGATATTTCCTTTTAATATCGTTGTATTGCTTCATTAACGGGGTTTCCTTTGGAGTTTTCCCCGCTTTCGAAGTAGATTCTTTAGTCAAAATATTATTTTTTAGGCTTTGTTATATACTAACGCGAAGTTACAGAAATTTGTTGAAAAAAGAGTTTGCAAAAAAACAACCGGCCAATGACTCTTATCCTGCCACCAAAAATACAGACACATCCTAAACTTATGTTCTTTGAAACCTATTTCCATCGGATCTGGTATGGATATAATTCATATACGGCATTGTCTTCATTAATCGTATAGCCTTTTTCAGCATTAGCCTTGGCTTTCTCAAACAAAGTTTTCGCTTCTTCGGCCTTTCCCAAACGATGCAGGCAAACCGCCTTATAATAGGCTGCATCTGAAAATTCAGGATATGCTGCCAAAGCCCGATCCAAAATGGTTATGGCTTCTGTCCATTGTTGTTGCTCGTATTTACTAATTCCGTAATAAAACAGATCCAGGTGATGCGCCCAATCAGGTCTCTGCTTTGCTACCCGCTCTGCAATTTCTTTTTCAAATATCGCCTCAGCTTTAGCATATTCATTCAGCTGAAGATAGCTCAATCCAATATAAAAATCATACGTATGATCCATTTCATATTGATTCCCCAAACGGACTTTACAAGCTTCGAAATCGACAATTGCCGCACGATAGGTTTTGGCAAAAACACATTTAATAAAGGCCCGGTAGGGTTGCATCCCATCAGCATCATACTGCACGGCCTTATCGATAAAAACCATTCCGGTTTCATATTTCCGGGCTTTGAAAAGTGGCATTGCTTTTTGCTGCCACAAATAGGCACTCGTACTGTCCTTTTGCAATCCAGCATCCAGACATTCCTGCCATTCGCGGGTATTTAAATTGTATTTGTGGGCACATCCCTCCGCAAACTCAGCGATGATTAGCTGTTGTGCCTCCGCGCGGGAAATATCTTTTTTGGTTCGTTGTGCGTGGCAATTAAAGCAAAACACCAATAACAGAACACCCATACTATTGAGGCTATTTTTCAAATGCAAACTTCTCATACGTGTTTTTATAAAATTAGTCCTAAGCATCATATCTTTAAAAAACTTTACGCACTAAATGTAGAAAAAAATGGCCATAGCCAAGAATAGAGTCTGTCCATTTAATTTACTTTTATTAATCCACAAACATTTTCATTAGCGGTATTGATTTTTTACTTTTGCACTATGAGAAAACTTGCCAATAGCGAATTAGATCGCAAAAACACCGACGAATTTAAGGAAGCAGCCAAAACACCTATTATTATCATCCTCGACGATATCAGGAGCCTTCACAATATTGGTTCGGTATTTCGTACGGCAGATGCATTCCTCATCGAAAAAATATACCTCTGTGGCATTACCGCAACCCCTCCAAATAAGGAGATCCATAAAACAGCTTTAGGGGCTACCGAAACCGTAACCTGGGAACACGAACAAGATGTTTTGACGGTTATTGAGAACCTGAAAAAAGAAGCCGTAACGGTATTAGCCATCGAACAGGTAGAAAACTCCGTTTTCCTGCAGGATTTCAATCCGGTAAAAGGACAGAAGTATGCCCTCGTGTTTGGCAACGAAGTGAAAGGTGTCGCACAGAAAGCCATACAGCTTTGTGACGGGACAATTGAAATTCCACAATTGGGCACCAAACATTCCCTGAACATTTCGGTAAGTGCCGGAATAGTCGTTTGGGATGTCTTCCAGAAAATGCAACAACTGGCCCAATAAAAAGTCTTTTACTTATAATTTACGCTGGATTTCTTCCAGGATCATCAGGTAGTCTTCCTGGTTTTTGACAAAATCCTTATCGGAAACATCAATTACCAGGACATTCAGGTCCGTTTGCGATTTGATGTAATCCAAATACCCCCGATTGATTTTATCCAAATACTCCGCCGTAATATCCTGCTCATAAGCACGGCCGCGAAGTTTGATATTCGATAGCAGGCGTTCAGTATTCTGGTAGAGGTAAATATAAAGATCCGGCTTCTTCATCTCTTTATAAATGATATCAAAAAGCGTTTTGTAGAGGCGATACTCGTCTTCACCCAAAGTCACTTTGGCAAAAATGAGCGATTTAAAAATATGGTAATCAGCTACAATAAAATCCTTGAACAAATCAAATTGTGACAGGTCATTGGACAACTGTTGGTACCGATCGGCCAGGAAAGACATTTCCAGCGGAAAAGCATAACGGTTCTGGTCTTTGTAGAATTTCGGCAGGAATGGATTATCTGCAAAACCTTCCAAAACCATTTTCGCATTAAAATCTTCCGCTATCTTGTGTACCAGCGTGGTTTTCCCCGCACCAATATTCCCTTCAATAGCTATATAGTTCAGCCGGTCGAGGTGAAATCCTGACATGGGTGCCTGCAGCTCCGATACAATAGTACACTGGCTTGTGTCGCCAGTCGACTGAATAAGTTCCTTTACATTTTTATGCAGTACCGGATGGATCCATTGCAATTGCAAGTCCTGGAATGGCAGCAGGACAAAAAGCCGTTCTTGCATTTGCGGATGCGGTACCTGCAATGTTTCCGTTGCGATGACCGTATCATTACAAGCAATGATATCAATATCAATAATCCGGGCCTGGTAGCCTTCGCTT
The Flavobacterium kingsejongi genome window above contains:
- a CDS encoding tetratricopeptide repeat protein, which translates into the protein MRSLHLKNSLNSMGVLLLVFCFNCHAQRTKKDISRAEAQQLIIAEFAEGCAHKYNLNTREWQECLDAGLQKDSTSAYLWQQKAMPLFKARKYETGMVFIDKAVQYDADGMQPYRAFIKCVFAKTYRAAIVDFEACKVRLGNQYEMDHTYDFYIGLSYLQLNEYAKAEAIFEKEIAERVAKQRPDWAHHLDLFYYGISKYEQQQWTEAITILDRALAAYPEFSDAAYYKAVCLHRLGKAEEAKTLFEKAKANAEKGYTINEDNAVYELYPYQIRWK
- a CDS encoding RNA methyltransferase, translating into MRKLANSELDRKNTDEFKEAAKTPIIIILDDIRSLHNIGSVFRTADAFLIEKIYLCGITATPPNKEIHKTALGATETVTWEHEQDVLTVIENLKKEAVTVLAIEQVENSVFLQDFNPVKGQKYALVFGNEVKGVAQKAIQLCDGTIEIPQLGTKHSLNISVSAGIVVWDVFQKMQQLAQ
- the folK gene encoding 2-amino-4-hydroxy-6-hydroxymethyldihydropteridine diphosphokinase — translated: MSVQNQVVLSLGSNQGNRLENIEACIRMLNRHTGTVVKVSRLYETPAWGFESDAFYNCALLLHTHKPAAELLAELLAVEQQIGRVRSESEGYQARIIDIDIIACNDTVIATETLQVPHPQMQERLFVLLPFQDLQLQWIHPVLHKNVKELIQSTGDTSQCTIVSELQAPMSGFHLDRLNYIAIEGNIGAGKTTLVHKIAEDFNAKMVLEGFADNPFLPKFYKDQNRYAFPLEMSFLADRYQQLSNDLSQFDLFKDFIVADYHIFKSLIFAKVTLGEDEYRLYKTLFDIIYKEMKKPDLYIYLYQNTERLLSNIKLRGRAYEQDITAEYLDKINRGYLDYIKSQTDLNVLVIDVSDKDFVKNQEDYLMILEEIQRKL